One Vicugna pacos chromosome 12, VicPac4, whole genome shotgun sequence genomic window carries:
- the C12H12orf50 gene encoding uncharacterized protein C12orf50 homolog isoform X3, with protein sequence MIFFRNQWIAGSQCRFRHCEEALGSDTVCSLWREGKCLDPLCRFRHMEMQQNCSISCFWETQPLGCVKISCIFYHSKPRNINGLFLPPSNNITLQKETQEGIPPSAQSQEPLKPQENISRPIHHPLVLKTNFEEEEEGDEQNDYLALGQFNLNKIYPIDASSLWTKTPEEIEEKRAIKEMCHKSGEYYRIHTPPDISSSKSIASSVEKELEKPLENGSELQEGDGLTVPTKFSLFERQGEIKASLDRKPRTDIAAFENGGGDCYVPQRIIFLGIHENEALTEEKEITMSKCSNAKDNKDSPHPKRSLTTRLVPTTHVLNATENISMKCREDPFSMNNVQPVRKPHFKGVKKRKWIYDEPKNFPGPGMRRAVQAPNPKNKMSYHRNNKNRNPENASYIHVQRDAIRTVSLNAPPRSRPTQGSYNEVDVSKEPKFNLCSDKYMSTSYNGSAWRKRIPFSKTYSKTEKIYTEPRRNGSK encoded by the exons atgattttttttcgaAATCAGTGGATAGCG ggTTCCCAGTGCCGATTCCGACACTGTGAAGAAGCCCTTGGCAGTGACACTGTGTGCTCAttatggagagagggaaaatgctTAGATCCACTTTGCAGATTTAGACACATGGAAATGCAG CAAAACTGCAGCATTTCTTGCTTCTGGGAAACTCAACCTCTTGGTTGTGTGAAGATCAGTTGTATCTTTTATCACAGCAAACCTCGAAATATCAATGGACTATTTTTGCCACCAAGTAACA ATATCACACTACAGAAAGAAACTCAGGAAGGAATTCCACCCTCAGCCCAGAGTCAGGAGCCTCTGAAACCTCAGGAGAATATATCACGACCCATTCACCATCCCTTAGTTTTAAAAACTAActttgaggaagaagaggaaggagatgaACAAAATG ATTATTTGGCTTTGGGACaatttaatttaaacaaaatatatcCTATAGATGCTTCTAGTTTATGGACAAAAACTCctgaagaaattgaagaaaaaagagCAATAAAGGAGATGTGTCATAAATCTG GCGAATACTACAGAATTCATACTCCTCCAGATATTTCATCATCTAAAAGCATAGCCTCATCAGTGGAAAAAGAGTTAGAAAAGCCTTTGGAAAATGGAAGTGAATTACAAGAAG ggGATGGACTGACAGTTCCAACAAAATTTAGCCTATTTGAAAGGCAAGGTGAGATAAAAGCATCATTGGATAGGAAACCAAGGACTGACATTGCTGCttttgaaaacggag GAGGAGATTGCTATGTTCCCCAGAGGATCATATTCCTTGGAATACATGAGAATGAAGCTttaactgaagagaaagaaatcacCATGTCAAAATGTTCAAATGCTAAAG ATAACAAGGACAGTCCTCATCCAAAGCGTTCCCTAACTACCCGACTAGTACCTACAACGCATGTATTAAATGCCACTGAGAATATCAGTATGAAGTGCAGAGAGGACCCCTTTTCAA TGAATAATGTCCAGCCAGTGAGGAAGCCTCATTTTAAAGgtgtgaaaaaaagaaagtggatTTATGATGAACCAAAGAACTTTCCTGGCCCAGGAATGCGGAGAG CAGTACAGGCCCCAAATcccaaaaataaaatgagttaccatcgcaataataaaaacagaaatcccGAGAATGCGTCCTATATCCATGTTCAGAGAGATGCTATCAGGACTGTCTCACTGAATGCACCTCCCCGCAGCAGGCCTACACAAGGGTCCTACAATGAAGTCGATGTTAGCAAGGAACCAAAATTCAACCTCTGTTCAG
- the C12H12orf50 gene encoding uncharacterized protein C12orf50 homolog isoform X1: MAEVGNDCYFFFNSTCIKGSQCRFRHCEEALGSDTVCSLWREGKCLDPLCRFRHMEMQQNCSISCFWETQPLGCVKISCIFYHSKPRNINGLFLPPSNNITLQKETQEGIPPSAQSQEPLKPQENISRPIHHPLVLKTNFEEEEEGDEQNDYLALGQFNLNKIYPIDASSLWTKTPEEIEEKRAIKEMCHKSGEYYRIHTPPDISSSKSIASSVEKELEKPLENGSELQEGDGLTVPTKFSLFERQGEIKASLDRKPRTDIAAFENGGGDCYVPQRIIFLGIHENEALTEEKEITMSKCSNAKDNKDSPHPKRSLTTRLVPTTHVLNATENISMKCREDPFSMNNVQPVRKPHFKGVKKRKWIYDEPKNFPGPGMRRAVQAPNPKNKMSYHRNNKNRNPENASYIHVQRDAIRTVSLNAPPRSRPTQGSYNEVDVSKEPKFNLCSDKYMSTSYNGSAWRKRIPFSKTYSKTEKIYTEPRRNGSK, encoded by the exons ATGGCAGAAGTTGGGAATGactgctatttcttttttaattccacatgcaTAAAG ggTTCCCAGTGCCGATTCCGACACTGTGAAGAAGCCCTTGGCAGTGACACTGTGTGCTCAttatggagagagggaaaatgctTAGATCCACTTTGCAGATTTAGACACATGGAAATGCAG CAAAACTGCAGCATTTCTTGCTTCTGGGAAACTCAACCTCTTGGTTGTGTGAAGATCAGTTGTATCTTTTATCACAGCAAACCTCGAAATATCAATGGACTATTTTTGCCACCAAGTAACA ATATCACACTACAGAAAGAAACTCAGGAAGGAATTCCACCCTCAGCCCAGAGTCAGGAGCCTCTGAAACCTCAGGAGAATATATCACGACCCATTCACCATCCCTTAGTTTTAAAAACTAActttgaggaagaagaggaaggagatgaACAAAATG ATTATTTGGCTTTGGGACaatttaatttaaacaaaatatatcCTATAGATGCTTCTAGTTTATGGACAAAAACTCctgaagaaattgaagaaaaaagagCAATAAAGGAGATGTGTCATAAATCTG GCGAATACTACAGAATTCATACTCCTCCAGATATTTCATCATCTAAAAGCATAGCCTCATCAGTGGAAAAAGAGTTAGAAAAGCCTTTGGAAAATGGAAGTGAATTACAAGAAG ggGATGGACTGACAGTTCCAACAAAATTTAGCCTATTTGAAAGGCAAGGTGAGATAAAAGCATCATTGGATAGGAAACCAAGGACTGACATTGCTGCttttgaaaacggag GAGGAGATTGCTATGTTCCCCAGAGGATCATATTCCTTGGAATACATGAGAATGAAGCTttaactgaagagaaagaaatcacCATGTCAAAATGTTCAAATGCTAAAG ATAACAAGGACAGTCCTCATCCAAAGCGTTCCCTAACTACCCGACTAGTACCTACAACGCATGTATTAAATGCCACTGAGAATATCAGTATGAAGTGCAGAGAGGACCCCTTTTCAA TGAATAATGTCCAGCCAGTGAGGAAGCCTCATTTTAAAGgtgtgaaaaaaagaaagtggatTTATGATGAACCAAAGAACTTTCCTGGCCCAGGAATGCGGAGAG CAGTACAGGCCCCAAATcccaaaaataaaatgagttaccatcgcaataataaaaacagaaatcccGAGAATGCGTCCTATATCCATGTTCAGAGAGATGCTATCAGGACTGTCTCACTGAATGCACCTCCCCGCAGCAGGCCTACACAAGGGTCCTACAATGAAGTCGATGTTAGCAAGGAACCAAAATTCAACCTCTGTTCAG
- the C12H12orf50 gene encoding uncharacterized protein C12orf50 homolog isoform X4: MAEVGNDCYFFFNSTCIKGSQCRFRHCEEALGSDTVCSLWREGKCLDPLCRFRHMEMQQNCSISCFWETQPLGCVKISCIFYHSKPRNINGLFLPPSNNITLQKETQEGIPPSAQSQEPLKPQENISRPIHHPLVLKTNFEEEEEGDEQNDASSLWTKTPEEIEEKRAIKEMCHKSGEYYRIHTPPDISSSKSIASSVEKELEKPLENGSELQEGDGLTVPTKFSLFERQGEIKASLDRKPRTDIAAFENGGGDCYVPQRIIFLGIHENEALTEEKEITMSKCSNAKDNKDSPHPKRSLTTRLVPTTHVLNATENISMKCREDPFSMNNVQPVRKPHFKGVKKRKWIYDEPKNFPGPGMRRAVQAPNPKNKMSYHRNNKNRNPENASYIHVQRDAIRTVSLNAPPRSRPTQGSYNEVDVSKEPKFNLCSDKYMSTSYNGSAWRKRIPFSKTYSKTEKIYTEPRRNGSK; encoded by the exons ATGGCAGAAGTTGGGAATGactgctatttcttttttaattccacatgcaTAAAG ggTTCCCAGTGCCGATTCCGACACTGTGAAGAAGCCCTTGGCAGTGACACTGTGTGCTCAttatggagagagggaaaatgctTAGATCCACTTTGCAGATTTAGACACATGGAAATGCAG CAAAACTGCAGCATTTCTTGCTTCTGGGAAACTCAACCTCTTGGTTGTGTGAAGATCAGTTGTATCTTTTATCACAGCAAACCTCGAAATATCAATGGACTATTTTTGCCACCAAGTAACA ATATCACACTACAGAAAGAAACTCAGGAAGGAATTCCACCCTCAGCCCAGAGTCAGGAGCCTCTGAAACCTCAGGAGAATATATCACGACCCATTCACCATCCCTTAGTTTTAAAAACTAActttgaggaagaagaggaaggagatgaACAAAATG ATGCTTCTAGTTTATGGACAAAAACTCctgaagaaattgaagaaaaaagagCAATAAAGGAGATGTGTCATAAATCTG GCGAATACTACAGAATTCATACTCCTCCAGATATTTCATCATCTAAAAGCATAGCCTCATCAGTGGAAAAAGAGTTAGAAAAGCCTTTGGAAAATGGAAGTGAATTACAAGAAG ggGATGGACTGACAGTTCCAACAAAATTTAGCCTATTTGAAAGGCAAGGTGAGATAAAAGCATCATTGGATAGGAAACCAAGGACTGACATTGCTGCttttgaaaacggag GAGGAGATTGCTATGTTCCCCAGAGGATCATATTCCTTGGAATACATGAGAATGAAGCTttaactgaagagaaagaaatcacCATGTCAAAATGTTCAAATGCTAAAG ATAACAAGGACAGTCCTCATCCAAAGCGTTCCCTAACTACCCGACTAGTACCTACAACGCATGTATTAAATGCCACTGAGAATATCAGTATGAAGTGCAGAGAGGACCCCTTTTCAA TGAATAATGTCCAGCCAGTGAGGAAGCCTCATTTTAAAGgtgtgaaaaaaagaaagtggatTTATGATGAACCAAAGAACTTTCCTGGCCCAGGAATGCGGAGAG CAGTACAGGCCCCAAATcccaaaaataaaatgagttaccatcgcaataataaaaacagaaatcccGAGAATGCGTCCTATATCCATGTTCAGAGAGATGCTATCAGGACTGTCTCACTGAATGCACCTCCCCGCAGCAGGCCTACACAAGGGTCCTACAATGAAGTCGATGTTAGCAAGGAACCAAAATTCAACCTCTGTTCAG
- the C12H12orf50 gene encoding uncharacterized protein C12orf50 homolog isoform X6, giving the protein MAEVGNDCYFFFNSTCIKGSQCRFRHCEEALGSDTVCSLWREGKCLDPLCRFRHMEMQQNCSISCFWETQPLGCVKISCIFYHSKPRNINGLFLPPSNNITLQKETQEGIPPSAQSQEPLKPQENISRPIHHPLVLKTNFEEEEEGDEQNDYLALGQFNLNKIYPIDASSLWTKTPEEIEEKRAIKEMCHKSGEYYRIHTPPDISSSKSIASSVEKELEKPLENGSELQEGDGLTVPTKFSLFERQGEIKASLDRKPRTDIAAFENGGGDCYVPQRIIFLGIHENEALTEEKEITMSKCSNAKVNNVQPVRKPHFKGVKKRKWIYDEPKNFPGPGMRRVQAPNPKNKMSYHRNNKNRNPENASYIHVQRDAIRTVSLNAPPRSRPTQGSYNEVDVSKEPKFNLCSDKYMSTSYNGSAWRKRIPFSKTYSKTEKIYTEPRRNGSK; this is encoded by the exons ATGGCAGAAGTTGGGAATGactgctatttcttttttaattccacatgcaTAAAG ggTTCCCAGTGCCGATTCCGACACTGTGAAGAAGCCCTTGGCAGTGACACTGTGTGCTCAttatggagagagggaaaatgctTAGATCCACTTTGCAGATTTAGACACATGGAAATGCAG CAAAACTGCAGCATTTCTTGCTTCTGGGAAACTCAACCTCTTGGTTGTGTGAAGATCAGTTGTATCTTTTATCACAGCAAACCTCGAAATATCAATGGACTATTTTTGCCACCAAGTAACA ATATCACACTACAGAAAGAAACTCAGGAAGGAATTCCACCCTCAGCCCAGAGTCAGGAGCCTCTGAAACCTCAGGAGAATATATCACGACCCATTCACCATCCCTTAGTTTTAAAAACTAActttgaggaagaagaggaaggagatgaACAAAATG ATTATTTGGCTTTGGGACaatttaatttaaacaaaatatatcCTATAGATGCTTCTAGTTTATGGACAAAAACTCctgaagaaattgaagaaaaaagagCAATAAAGGAGATGTGTCATAAATCTG GCGAATACTACAGAATTCATACTCCTCCAGATATTTCATCATCTAAAAGCATAGCCTCATCAGTGGAAAAAGAGTTAGAAAAGCCTTTGGAAAATGGAAGTGAATTACAAGAAG ggGATGGACTGACAGTTCCAACAAAATTTAGCCTATTTGAAAGGCAAGGTGAGATAAAAGCATCATTGGATAGGAAACCAAGGACTGACATTGCTGCttttgaaaacggag GAGGAGATTGCTATGTTCCCCAGAGGATCATATTCCTTGGAATACATGAGAATGAAGCTttaactgaagagaaagaaatcacCATGTCAAAATGTTCAAATGCTAAAG TGAATAATGTCCAGCCAGTGAGGAAGCCTCATTTTAAAGgtgtgaaaaaaagaaagtggatTTATGATGAACCAAAGAACTTTCCTGGCCCAGGAATGCGGAGAG TACAGGCCCCAAATcccaaaaataaaatgagttaccatcgcaataataaaaacagaaatcccGAGAATGCGTCCTATATCCATGTTCAGAGAGATGCTATCAGGACTGTCTCACTGAATGCACCTCCCCGCAGCAGGCCTACACAAGGGTCCTACAATGAAGTCGATGTTAGCAAGGAACCAAAATTCAACCTCTGTTCAG
- the C12H12orf50 gene encoding uncharacterized protein C12orf50 homolog isoform X2 — protein MAEVGNDCYFFFNSTCIKGSQCRFRHCEEALGSDTVCSLWREGKCLDPLCRFRHMEMQQNCSISCFWETQPLGCVKISCIFYHSKPRNINGLFLPPSNNITLQKETQEGIPPSAQSQEPLKPQENISRPIHHPLVLKTNFEEEEEGDEQNDYLALGQFNLNKIYPIDASSLWTKTPEEIEEKRAIKEMCHKSGEYYRIHTPPDISSSKSIASSVEKELEKPLENGSELQEGDGLTVPTKFSLFERQGEIKASLDRKPRTDIAAFENGGGDCYVPQRIIFLGIHENEALTEEKEITMSKCSNAKDNKDSPHPKRSLTTRLVPTTHVLNATENISMKCREDPFSMNNVQPVRKPHFKGVKKRKWIYDEPKNFPGPGMRRVQAPNPKNKMSYHRNNKNRNPENASYIHVQRDAIRTVSLNAPPRSRPTQGSYNEVDVSKEPKFNLCSDKYMSTSYNGSAWRKRIPFSKTYSKTEKIYTEPRRNGSK, from the exons ATGGCAGAAGTTGGGAATGactgctatttcttttttaattccacatgcaTAAAG ggTTCCCAGTGCCGATTCCGACACTGTGAAGAAGCCCTTGGCAGTGACACTGTGTGCTCAttatggagagagggaaaatgctTAGATCCACTTTGCAGATTTAGACACATGGAAATGCAG CAAAACTGCAGCATTTCTTGCTTCTGGGAAACTCAACCTCTTGGTTGTGTGAAGATCAGTTGTATCTTTTATCACAGCAAACCTCGAAATATCAATGGACTATTTTTGCCACCAAGTAACA ATATCACACTACAGAAAGAAACTCAGGAAGGAATTCCACCCTCAGCCCAGAGTCAGGAGCCTCTGAAACCTCAGGAGAATATATCACGACCCATTCACCATCCCTTAGTTTTAAAAACTAActttgaggaagaagaggaaggagatgaACAAAATG ATTATTTGGCTTTGGGACaatttaatttaaacaaaatatatcCTATAGATGCTTCTAGTTTATGGACAAAAACTCctgaagaaattgaagaaaaaagagCAATAAAGGAGATGTGTCATAAATCTG GCGAATACTACAGAATTCATACTCCTCCAGATATTTCATCATCTAAAAGCATAGCCTCATCAGTGGAAAAAGAGTTAGAAAAGCCTTTGGAAAATGGAAGTGAATTACAAGAAG ggGATGGACTGACAGTTCCAACAAAATTTAGCCTATTTGAAAGGCAAGGTGAGATAAAAGCATCATTGGATAGGAAACCAAGGACTGACATTGCTGCttttgaaaacggag GAGGAGATTGCTATGTTCCCCAGAGGATCATATTCCTTGGAATACATGAGAATGAAGCTttaactgaagagaaagaaatcacCATGTCAAAATGTTCAAATGCTAAAG ATAACAAGGACAGTCCTCATCCAAAGCGTTCCCTAACTACCCGACTAGTACCTACAACGCATGTATTAAATGCCACTGAGAATATCAGTATGAAGTGCAGAGAGGACCCCTTTTCAA TGAATAATGTCCAGCCAGTGAGGAAGCCTCATTTTAAAGgtgtgaaaaaaagaaagtggatTTATGATGAACCAAAGAACTTTCCTGGCCCAGGAATGCGGAGAG TACAGGCCCCAAATcccaaaaataaaatgagttaccatcgcaataataaaaacagaaatcccGAGAATGCGTCCTATATCCATGTTCAGAGAGATGCTATCAGGACTGTCTCACTGAATGCACCTCCCCGCAGCAGGCCTACACAAGGGTCCTACAATGAAGTCGATGTTAGCAAGGAACCAAAATTCAACCTCTGTTCAG
- the C12H12orf50 gene encoding uncharacterized protein C12orf50 homolog isoform X9 yields the protein MAEVGNDCYFFFNSTCIKGSQCRFRHCEEALGSDTVCSLWREGKCLDPLCRFRHMEMQQNCSISCFWETQPLGCVKISCIFYHSKPRNINGLFLPPSNNITLQKETQEGIPPSAQSQEPLKPQENISRPIHHPLVLKTNFEEEEEGDEQNDASSLWTKTPEEIEEKRAIKEMCHKSGEYYRIHTPPDISSSKSIASSVEKELEKPLENGSELQEGDGLTVPTKFSLFERQGEIKASLDRKPRTDIAAFENGGGDCYVPQRIIFLGIHENEALTEEKEITMSKCSNAKVNNVQPVRKPHFKGVKKRKWIYDEPKNFPGPGMRRVQAPNPKNKMSYHRNNKNRNPENASYIHVQRDAIRTVSLNAPPRSRPTQGSYNEVDVSKEPKFNLCSDKYMSTSYNGSAWRKRIPFSKTYSKTEKIYTEPRRNGSK from the exons ATGGCAGAAGTTGGGAATGactgctatttcttttttaattccacatgcaTAAAG ggTTCCCAGTGCCGATTCCGACACTGTGAAGAAGCCCTTGGCAGTGACACTGTGTGCTCAttatggagagagggaaaatgctTAGATCCACTTTGCAGATTTAGACACATGGAAATGCAG CAAAACTGCAGCATTTCTTGCTTCTGGGAAACTCAACCTCTTGGTTGTGTGAAGATCAGTTGTATCTTTTATCACAGCAAACCTCGAAATATCAATGGACTATTTTTGCCACCAAGTAACA ATATCACACTACAGAAAGAAACTCAGGAAGGAATTCCACCCTCAGCCCAGAGTCAGGAGCCTCTGAAACCTCAGGAGAATATATCACGACCCATTCACCATCCCTTAGTTTTAAAAACTAActttgaggaagaagaggaaggagatgaACAAAATG ATGCTTCTAGTTTATGGACAAAAACTCctgaagaaattgaagaaaaaagagCAATAAAGGAGATGTGTCATAAATCTG GCGAATACTACAGAATTCATACTCCTCCAGATATTTCATCATCTAAAAGCATAGCCTCATCAGTGGAAAAAGAGTTAGAAAAGCCTTTGGAAAATGGAAGTGAATTACAAGAAG ggGATGGACTGACAGTTCCAACAAAATTTAGCCTATTTGAAAGGCAAGGTGAGATAAAAGCATCATTGGATAGGAAACCAAGGACTGACATTGCTGCttttgaaaacggag GAGGAGATTGCTATGTTCCCCAGAGGATCATATTCCTTGGAATACATGAGAATGAAGCTttaactgaagagaaagaaatcacCATGTCAAAATGTTCAAATGCTAAAG TGAATAATGTCCAGCCAGTGAGGAAGCCTCATTTTAAAGgtgtgaaaaaaagaaagtggatTTATGATGAACCAAAGAACTTTCCTGGCCCAGGAATGCGGAGAG TACAGGCCCCAAATcccaaaaataaaatgagttaccatcgcaataataaaaacagaaatcccGAGAATGCGTCCTATATCCATGTTCAGAGAGATGCTATCAGGACTGTCTCACTGAATGCACCTCCCCGCAGCAGGCCTACACAAGGGTCCTACAATGAAGTCGATGTTAGCAAGGAACCAAAATTCAACCTCTGTTCAG
- the C12H12orf50 gene encoding uncharacterized protein C12orf50 homolog isoform X5 — MAEVGNDCYFFFNSTCIKGSQCRFRHCEEALGSDTVCSLWREGKCLDPLCRFRHMEMQQNCSISCFWETQPLGCVKISCIFYHSKPRNINGLFLPPSNNITLQKETQEGIPPSAQSQEPLKPQENISRPIHHPLVLKTNFEEEEEGDEQNDYLALGQFNLNKIYPIDASSLWTKTPEEIEEKRAIKEMCHKSGEYYRIHTPPDISSSKSIASSVEKELEKPLENGSELQEGDGLTVPTKFSLFERQGEIKASLDRKPRTDIAAFENGGGDCYVPQRIIFLGIHENEALTEEKEITMSKCSNAKVNNVQPVRKPHFKGVKKRKWIYDEPKNFPGPGMRRAVQAPNPKNKMSYHRNNKNRNPENASYIHVQRDAIRTVSLNAPPRSRPTQGSYNEVDVSKEPKFNLCSDKYMSTSYNGSAWRKRIPFSKTYSKTEKIYTEPRRNGSK, encoded by the exons ATGGCAGAAGTTGGGAATGactgctatttcttttttaattccacatgcaTAAAG ggTTCCCAGTGCCGATTCCGACACTGTGAAGAAGCCCTTGGCAGTGACACTGTGTGCTCAttatggagagagggaaaatgctTAGATCCACTTTGCAGATTTAGACACATGGAAATGCAG CAAAACTGCAGCATTTCTTGCTTCTGGGAAACTCAACCTCTTGGTTGTGTGAAGATCAGTTGTATCTTTTATCACAGCAAACCTCGAAATATCAATGGACTATTTTTGCCACCAAGTAACA ATATCACACTACAGAAAGAAACTCAGGAAGGAATTCCACCCTCAGCCCAGAGTCAGGAGCCTCTGAAACCTCAGGAGAATATATCACGACCCATTCACCATCCCTTAGTTTTAAAAACTAActttgaggaagaagaggaaggagatgaACAAAATG ATTATTTGGCTTTGGGACaatttaatttaaacaaaatatatcCTATAGATGCTTCTAGTTTATGGACAAAAACTCctgaagaaattgaagaaaaaagagCAATAAAGGAGATGTGTCATAAATCTG GCGAATACTACAGAATTCATACTCCTCCAGATATTTCATCATCTAAAAGCATAGCCTCATCAGTGGAAAAAGAGTTAGAAAAGCCTTTGGAAAATGGAAGTGAATTACAAGAAG ggGATGGACTGACAGTTCCAACAAAATTTAGCCTATTTGAAAGGCAAGGTGAGATAAAAGCATCATTGGATAGGAAACCAAGGACTGACATTGCTGCttttgaaaacggag GAGGAGATTGCTATGTTCCCCAGAGGATCATATTCCTTGGAATACATGAGAATGAAGCTttaactgaagagaaagaaatcacCATGTCAAAATGTTCAAATGCTAAAG TGAATAATGTCCAGCCAGTGAGGAAGCCTCATTTTAAAGgtgtgaaaaaaagaaagtggatTTATGATGAACCAAAGAACTTTCCTGGCCCAGGAATGCGGAGAG CAGTACAGGCCCCAAATcccaaaaataaaatgagttaccatcgcaataataaaaacagaaatcccGAGAATGCGTCCTATATCCATGTTCAGAGAGATGCTATCAGGACTGTCTCACTGAATGCACCTCCCCGCAGCAGGCCTACACAAGGGTCCTACAATGAAGTCGATGTTAGCAAGGAACCAAAATTCAACCTCTGTTCAG
- the C12H12orf50 gene encoding uncharacterized protein C12orf50 homolog isoform X8, which produces MAEVGNDCYFFFNSTCIKGSQCRFRHCEEALGSDTVCSLWREGKCLDPLCRFRHMEMQQNCSISCFWETQPLGCVKISCIFYHSKPRNINGLFLPPSNNITLQKETQEGIPPSAQSQEPLKPQENISRPIHHPLVLKTNFEEEEEGDEQNDASSLWTKTPEEIEEKRAIKEMCHKSGEYYRIHTPPDISSSKSIASSVEKELEKPLENGSELQEGDGLTVPTKFSLFERQGEIKASLDRKPRTDIAAFENGGGDCYVPQRIIFLGIHENEALTEEKEITMSKCSNAKVNNVQPVRKPHFKGVKKRKWIYDEPKNFPGPGMRRAVQAPNPKNKMSYHRNNKNRNPENASYIHVQRDAIRTVSLNAPPRSRPTQGSYNEVDVSKEPKFNLCSDKYMSTSYNGSAWRKRIPFSKTYSKTEKIYTEPRRNGSK; this is translated from the exons ATGGCAGAAGTTGGGAATGactgctatttcttttttaattccacatgcaTAAAG ggTTCCCAGTGCCGATTCCGACACTGTGAAGAAGCCCTTGGCAGTGACACTGTGTGCTCAttatggagagagggaaaatgctTAGATCCACTTTGCAGATTTAGACACATGGAAATGCAG CAAAACTGCAGCATTTCTTGCTTCTGGGAAACTCAACCTCTTGGTTGTGTGAAGATCAGTTGTATCTTTTATCACAGCAAACCTCGAAATATCAATGGACTATTTTTGCCACCAAGTAACA ATATCACACTACAGAAAGAAACTCAGGAAGGAATTCCACCCTCAGCCCAGAGTCAGGAGCCTCTGAAACCTCAGGAGAATATATCACGACCCATTCACCATCCCTTAGTTTTAAAAACTAActttgaggaagaagaggaaggagatgaACAAAATG ATGCTTCTAGTTTATGGACAAAAACTCctgaagaaattgaagaaaaaagagCAATAAAGGAGATGTGTCATAAATCTG GCGAATACTACAGAATTCATACTCCTCCAGATATTTCATCATCTAAAAGCATAGCCTCATCAGTGGAAAAAGAGTTAGAAAAGCCTTTGGAAAATGGAAGTGAATTACAAGAAG ggGATGGACTGACAGTTCCAACAAAATTTAGCCTATTTGAAAGGCAAGGTGAGATAAAAGCATCATTGGATAGGAAACCAAGGACTGACATTGCTGCttttgaaaacggag GAGGAGATTGCTATGTTCCCCAGAGGATCATATTCCTTGGAATACATGAGAATGAAGCTttaactgaagagaaagaaatcacCATGTCAAAATGTTCAAATGCTAAAG TGAATAATGTCCAGCCAGTGAGGAAGCCTCATTTTAAAGgtgtgaaaaaaagaaagtggatTTATGATGAACCAAAGAACTTTCCTGGCCCAGGAATGCGGAGAG CAGTACAGGCCCCAAATcccaaaaataaaatgagttaccatcgcaataataaaaacagaaatcccGAGAATGCGTCCTATATCCATGTTCAGAGAGATGCTATCAGGACTGTCTCACTGAATGCACCTCCCCGCAGCAGGCCTACACAAGGGTCCTACAATGAAGTCGATGTTAGCAAGGAACCAAAATTCAACCTCTGTTCAG